Below is a window of bacterium DNA.
CATTGATACAGACCCTTAAGCGTGAAGACTTCGAATTTTTAGAGGTAGAAGACGGTAAGCAGGTATTACAAAAGTTTGAAGAATATCAACCTGATTTGCTTATCCTGGATATAAAAATGCCCGAGATAGATGGAATAGAAGTGTTAAAGAAGATACGAGCGGTAAATCAACAATTACCAATAATGATAATTACTGCCTACAAAGGTTTAGAAAAAGACCCGGAGATAGTCTTAGGTAACATCTCTGCATTTTTAATCAAACCAATTGATATTGAGGTATTAAAGGCAAAAGTAATGGAGATATTAGTCCAGTAACGCTGATGAACAAATCTATCGTACCTGTTTAGCGTGGTCAGAGAGCACAAATGAATGGTATTGACTTAGTGCGAAACCGCTTCAAACACAACAAGTGGTGTAACACAAAATCAAAAATTAAATATTAAAATGCAAAATGACCTATCAAATATCAAAAATCGGTAACCGTTCACCGCACAGACACAGAGACGCAGAGAAAAACACACCCCTAACCCCTCTCAAGAGGGGAAAATCTATGGACGAGACGCTTAACATCCCTGATTTTCATCAGGGCAATCTCTTGAGTACAACAACATTAAAATTGATTAACAAATCTGGCTTGCCTCCTGAACATTCGGTAAGCAGGTCATAAGTATTTCCATATCTGCATCAATGAATTTTTTATGTGTTCTAATTTATTTCTATGTCTTCTCTGTTCCTCTGCGTCTCTGTGGTAAATTACCACCTGAACGGTTACCGAATTTCCAATTTTAACTTCATTTTCTAACCGCAAGATTTCAAACAAAAGTGAACCGTCCCGAAAATCCGTGAATCGTGTCCCGTATCCGTATCCGTAGTTAGGCTGACGGTTTTTCCTCCTGTTGTCCTCTGCCTTCTGCCCTCTGCCCTCTGCCTTCTGCCCTCTGCCTTCTGCCTTC
It encodes the following:
- a CDS encoding response regulator; its protein translation is MKKILIGEDNKLIRVALIQTLKREDFEFLEVEDGKQVLQKFEEYQPDLLILDIKMPEIDGIEVLKKIRAVNQQLPIMIITAYKGLEKDPEIVLGNISAFLIKPIDIEVLKAKVMEILVQ